TACAGGATATTTAAGTTTAGATGAAAGATTTGGACCAGGAAAATACCATGAAAGAAAAGATAGAATATCTCATGCAGGAGATCATAAGCATAATTATTAGAATGTAAAATTATTTATTATTGAATAATTTAGTGTTAATGAGTAAATAAGTTTTAAAATAGGAATCTCAATTTAATAAGCTATGTTAGAGCATATATTTAAATTTAAATGAAATTTAGAATTATGCTTTAGCATAGCTTTTTTATTCTTTGGGAATTTTATAATGCAGTAAAATCTGTGGATAATATATGAATAAGGCTATTTAAATGAGTTGTGTATAAGAAAAGAATAAAAAACAAATCATATTCGCCTGCATAAAATGTTCTCATATGCAGCATAGCTGCCATTTCTAATGTGCAGATTTTTCTCACATACGTTCGAAAAGGCAGATGCGCACCTATAAAAAGAGTGCGAAGCACAATACGGAACTTAATATTAAAAATCTCCGGCTCCACAGTCGCCTGCGATTTTTTTGTAAGTTTAAATATATGACAGATAAAGATTATATTGTAATTAACCATGGAGTAATTTGGTATAAATACATAATGAAATGATTAAAATTACTATAAGAGTAAATGATTGAAAAATTTAATGTATTGCAATATTTGAAAAAAAACTTGCAATAATAAGTGAAAATAACCTTGTAATTGTAAAAAAAATAAAATTACTTGAAGGAGTTGTGAAACTATATTGCAAAAAATAGAAAAAAACAGTGTACCAATTTACTAAAGTATGATATTATAAATATACATGAAAAATGTTAATTTATTAGAAAAAGAATAAGCTATAAGTAAATTATTTAAACGGGGGGATTGCAATGGCACTTATTAATTTAAACCAAAATACAAAAGTTACTGTTGTAGATACTACTCTTAGAGATGGAGAGCAGACAGCAGGGGTAGTATTTGCAAACACAGAAAAAGTAACTATAGCACAGATGCTAAGTGATTTGGGGGTTGACCAATTAGAAGTAGGAATTCCTACAATGGGTGGAGATGAAAAGGCAGCAATTAAGGAAATTGTAAAAAGAAATTTAAAATCGAGCATAATGGCTTGGAATAGGGCAGTAATTGGTGATATAGAGCAATCAATAGACTGTGGAGTTGATGCAGTTGCTATATCAATATCAGTATCAGATATACACATTCAGCACAAACTTAAAACTTCAAGAGAATGGGTATTGGACAATATGGTTAAATCAGTAGAATTTGCTAAGAAAAATGGTTTGTATGTGTCTGTTAATGGGGAAGATGCATCAAGAGCAGATAAGGGGTTCTTAGTGGAATTCATTAATGCAGCTAAACAGGCTGGAGCTAATAGATTTAGATATTGCGATACTGTAGGAATTAAAGAACCATTTGGAATTAAAGATGATATACAATATTTATACAATAAAACAGGCTTTGACATAGAAATGCATACACATAATGACTTTGGAATGGCAACTGCCAATGCAGTAGCAGGTATTAAAGGTGGTGCAACTCATGTTGGAGTAACTGTAAATGGCCTTGGAGAAAGAGCAGGAAATGCAGCATTAGAAGAGGTTATAATGTCGTTAATGCTTGTTTATGGATATAAAGGTGATGGAATAGATACAAAAATGTTCCGCGAAGTATCTGAATATGTATCAAGGGCATCAGGAAGAGAGCTTCCAATATGGAAAGCAATTGTTGGTACAAATATGTTTGCTCATGAATCAGGGATTCATGCAGATGGAGCAATTAAAGATCCTAAGAATTATGAAGCTTTTGATCCAGCGATAGTTGGTCTTGAAAGACAAATTGTTATAGGAAAGCACTCTGGAAGAGCAGCGGTTGTAAATAAATTTAAAGAATATAATACTGAGCTTAATAATGATGAAGCTAAAGGTATATTAGAGCTTGTAAGAGAAACTTCAGTAAGGTTAAAGAGATCTTTATTTGATAAAGAAGTAGTTCAATTATACAAGGAATATCATAGAAAATTAGAAGAAAATAAGCAATAGAAATAGGGGGAATATAAAATGGGAGATAATTTAGTTTATAAGATTTTAAAGAGCCATATTGTTGAGGGGGAGTTGAAAGCAGGAGAGCCAATTGCATTAAAAATTGATAAGACTTTAACTCAAGATTCAACTGGAACTATGGCGTATCTTCAATTAGAAGCAATGGGAATAGACAGAGTAAAAACTAAAAAGTCAGTAG
The window above is part of the Clostridium saccharoperbutylacetonicum N1-4(HMT) genome. Proteins encoded here:
- the nifV gene encoding homocitrate synthase translates to MALINLNQNTKVTVVDTTLRDGEQTAGVVFANTEKVTIAQMLSDLGVDQLEVGIPTMGGDEKAAIKEIVKRNLKSSIMAWNRAVIGDIEQSIDCGVDAVAISISVSDIHIQHKLKTSREWVLDNMVKSVEFAKKNGLYVSVNGEDASRADKGFLVEFINAAKQAGANRFRYCDTVGIKEPFGIKDDIQYLYNKTGFDIEMHTHNDFGMATANAVAGIKGGATHVGVTVNGLGERAGNAALEEVIMSLMLVYGYKGDGIDTKMFREVSEYVSRASGRELPIWKAIVGTNMFAHESGIHADGAIKDPKNYEAFDPAIVGLERQIVIGKHSGRAAVVNKFKEYNTELNNDEAKGILELVRETSVRLKRSLFDKEVVQLYKEYHRKLEENKQ